The genome window TCCCTTTGGGGACAACAACCTGCTGGGCACTTTCATCTGGAGCAAGGTGAGCGCCCAGTCCACACCTCTGTGTCACAAGAGGCTGCTCTGCACGTTGGCTCAGAGGAGATTGTGTTCCTGTGGCTGCCGTGGGATGGTCCAGAGCAGCGGGGTGTCAGGAGGGACTTTGCTTGAGGTGGGAACCTCTGAAACACTACAAGGAGCCACCTGAGAGCAGTGCTGTCAGCTAGGGCAGGACGTGGGTGTTCCTGAAAAGCTCTGCAGGGCTTTACGTCTTATTGTGAAGACCAATGTTTGTAGTCAGGGCTGTGGGATGAAGAGATGGGTCAGGGTACAGGAGAGGCTCCTTGggagctgagagctggggagTGTTCCCTGCTCGTGTTGCTGCTCACCAGGTGGGGTGGACTTTCTGGGTGAGCCTGGGTTTTGCTGAGAAGCTGCAGGAGTAGGATTTGAGGGAGTCAAGCGTCCTTGACAGGATGATAGCCCATTAGAGCAGCAGAAATGGGTGGATATGGTGTTGGTTGCTACTTGAGAGGCTGTAGAGGTTGCTTGGTTTCATGGCTCCTCTTGGCCACTCTGTTTCAGGCGCTGGAGAAAAAGGGGATCAGCCACCTGGACGAGAAGGACCTGAAGGAGAGGAACAAACGAATCCAGGAGGACAACCGTCTGGAGCTGCAGAAGGTGGGCCCAGaagccccctccctcccactgTCTGCCACAGGTCCCCATGGACAGCCCAGTTCTCCCAGCCGCTCCCGGTCCATCCTGAAAGTTCCCTTGATCTGTCTGGGGGAGCCCATGGGCTATAAGACATGGGTGCCACACTGCGCTGACTTCTGTTCGGGGCTGAGATTTTCTCCTTGGGGCTGAATCCAGCTCAGGAGGTGCTGATGAAGACAAATGCCAGGTCACTGCAGCGCAGCACTTGGTCGTGCCCATGTCCCCTGTCCTCCGAAGATTTTGGCAGGGAGCAGTGGGCAGCTGGCTCTGGTGCTGGCTCTCCTTGCGCAGAGCTCCTGGCTCTCCGGGATGATTGCGGGGGCTGAGGCAGCTCAGTGAGTGCGGTTACGGCAGCGTCCTGCGGGAGGCTGGCAGCCTCACTCACGTCTCGCTCTGTCCCTGAGCAGGTGAAGCAGCTGCGCCTGGAGCGAGAGAGGGAGAAGGCGATGCgtgagcaggagctggagatgctgcagcGGGAGAAGGAGGCGGAACACTTCAAAacctgggaggagcaggaggacaaCTTCCACCTGCAGCAGGCCAAGCTGCGGTGGGCGGGCAGCTTCGTGGGGTCAGGCTGGTGGGGAGCGGAGGTCGGCAGGCACCGCTCACTGTTCCTCTCCTCTCACCCAGGTCTAAGATTCGGATTCGGGATGGAAGGGCGAAACCCATCGACCTCCTGGCCAAGTACATCAGTGCGGAGGATGACGATCTGGCTGTGGAAATGCACGAGCCCTACACCTTCCTGAATGGCCTGACCGTCTCCGACATGGAGGATCTGGTGGAGGACATTCAGGTACCTCTCTGTGGCCTCTGCACCCAGGCTGTccgcagggcagcagctccaggcctCCCtcgctgagctctgctgccctgcctgtggCTGAGTTCAGGCCGTGACACGGAGCAGCTGCCTGatgtcccctgtcccctgcctgcaGGTTTACATGGAGCTGGAGCAAGGCAAGAACGTGGATTTCTGGAGGGACATGACCATCATCACGGAGGATGAAATAGCCAAGCTCCGCAAACTGGAGGCCTCTGGGAAAGGAGGCCCAGGTAAGCAGGAGGCCAGAGCCTGGCATGGATGTTGAGGGGAGTGTGAACAGTGGGTAACGAATGGCGCGGGGTCTGCCGCAGGCTCTCAGGCTTGCAGAGGCTCTCGAATTGCTCCTGGAGGATGTGATGGATGGAGGCTGTGGATGTGGCAGCTGTCCCCTGCCGGGCTCCAGCTGTTCGGTGAAGCCCAGGAGTGCCTGAGTGCGTGAGCGCTCAGAGACTGACCGGTCGCCCTTGCCTGCCTGTCCAGGGGAGCGGCGGGATGGCGTCAATGCCTCCGTCAGCTCGGACGTGCAGTCCGTGTTCAAGGGGAAGACCTACAaccagctgcaggtgctgtaCCAGGGCATCGAGAGCAAGATCCGGGCAGGAGGGCCCAACCTCGACATCGGATACTGGGagagcctgctgcagcagctgaaggccTACATGGCTCGGGCCAGGTGAGAGCAGGGACTGTCCCCTGCCAACGGTGTGGAAGGGGACAGCGCAGAGCTGCcgtgagcagagctggggaggccCAAACCCACGGTCATGGTGTAGGGATATTATGCCTTTTCCAAGCTGTTGCTTCTTCCAAGTGGGAAGAAGGGCTGGACAATCAGTCCCTTCTCAAAAGGCGATGTTTAAGTTTGAGATCCTCAGCGGGGAAGCTGACTGGAGAGTTATTCAGCccagaactgtaaaaaaaaaaaacaaatttcgGCCCGGAGTGGTGTGTGTCCCAGCCATGGGCATGCAGGGTGTGACCTAATGGCTCGTCTCCCCCTCGCAGGCTGCGGGAGCGGCACCAGGACGTGCTGCGGCAGAAGCTGTACAAGCtgaagcaggagcagggcgTGGAGAGCGAGCCGCTCTTCCCCATCATCAAGCGGGAGCCGGTCTCCCCCAGCGACAGGTATGCAGCCCCCTCCTCGGGGAGCACAGCCCTCAGCCTCCCCCTCGGGCACCCAGGACAGAATGTGCAGCCTCATGCTCCCATCTGTCCACAGACAAACCTCGGGGAGCCAAGGGTGCCGTCTCCATCCCACATTGTCTTCCCTGCAGGCTGGACCCAGAGGAGAGCATTGTGGTACAGCCGGGGCCGTCCTCAGAGCCAGAGGCTGAGCAGGATGCAGAGGccaaaggagaagcagagggagaagCCGTGTTGATGGAGGAGGACCTGATCCAGCAGAGCCTGGACGACTACGATGCGGGGAAGTACAGCCCCCGGCTGCTGGGCCCCAACGAGCTGCCCTTCGACGCTCACGTGCTGGAGGCTGAGGAGGACATGcaccggctgctgctgctgcgccaGCAGCTCCAGGTCACAGGTAGGAGCCCCAATGGCCTTGTGGCCTGGCCTGGCACGGGGGGCACACACGTGCCCTGtggtgcagggctggagggggacGCTCCTCTTGGAAAAGGGTAAATGCTGGGTCTGGAGCATGCACCCAGAGCTGGCCCGGCAGAGGGATCCACCGGGTACTGAAGGGGGACGCAGCCCAGACTGCTGGCGTTCCCTGTGGGTGCCCGAGtcagctccttccctctccccaacACACCGCTCAAGCTGCAGACAAGTGGGAAGGGTATTTTGGATGAGTTTCCCAGTGCCTGCCAGGTCTCCGTGTCCGGCACATCCCCAGCCCggcccctcctgccccttccctgcacGCAGCCCAGGCCCACTTGGCGCTGCGGGGCCAGCCCTcacctctcctccctgcaggcGATGCCACCGAGAGCACCGACGACATCTTCTTCCGGAAGGCCAAGGAGGGCATGGGCGCGGATGAGGCGCAGTTCAGCGTGGAAATGCCCCTCACGGGCAAGGCCTACCTCTGGGCCGACAAGTACCGGCCCCCGCAAGCCTCGCTTCTTCAACCGGGTGCACACGGGCTTCGAGTGGAACAAGTACAACCAGACCCACTATGACTTTGACAACCCCCCGCCCAAGATCGTGCAGGGCTACAAGTTCAACATCTTCTACCCCGACCTCATCGACAAGCGCTCGACGCCCGAATACTTCCTGGAGGCCTGCCAGGACAACAAGGACTTTGCCATCCTGCGCTTCCACGCCGGGCCGCCCTACGAGGACATCGCCTTCAAGATCGTCAACCGGGAGTGGGAGTATTCCCACCGCCACGGCTTCCGCTGCCAGTTTGCCAACGGCATCTTCCAGCTCTGGTTCCACTTCAAGCGTTACCGTTACCGCAGATGAGGGGCTGCTCTCCCCGCCAGACTCCTGGCACagagggtgggcagggggcttgTCCCCTTGTCCCACATGCGCTGTCCCATGGACCTGCCCGATGCTTGGCCCAGCGCAGCCTCTTGACCATTTTCCTCATTGCTTTTATCCTGAGGGACCCTGAGACTTTGGCACAAATAAATAGGGGTTGTTTAAGCCGTGGCCTCCCTTGCATGAGCGCCCCATGCCCCTGTGTCCCAGGTGGCTGTGCTGTacgctgccagcagccagtATCCTACTGGGCCAGCACTGGGAgctcccctggggctgtgcagtgGTGGGGGCGAGGGGTGTCTGTGCCCCTAGCCCCACATGCTGTCCACCCTGTGTTCCCATcgccccttccagccccacgCCCTCCCCTTGCTCGTGCCAGACCTGTCCAGCCATGACGTtccccagctggagctgcagtgcCCTTTGCTCTGCGAGTGCAGCCCTTTGCCCGTGGCCCCACTGCTGCCGCTTTCCCTCGGCCCCGTGCCGCCCCCACAGGCCCCATTTCTGGCATTCCCCTGCCTGGcatcctgctgccccagcctAGGAGCACCGCCACCTCCCTCGGCCCTGGCTGCAGGATGAAAGGGTTCGGTGGCCACAAGGCGTCAGCCTccggcggggaggaggagcgGGGTGTGAGATGTGACCAGGACATCTCCTTACAGGggaaaatctgatttctgtgGCACACGGTCCCTCCCCCTGTCCCTGAGTGGTGCTAACTGCCCCGGGCAAGGGGCAGATGCACTCCCCACTACCCCAGGGGTGAGGTGGGGCTCCTGGGGGCTTCATGGGGACCAGGCGGGGGCTTCTTGGCCATGGGTTTTGCCTCACAGCTGGCAATTTCCCCCATAGCTCACCCCATCCTGCTTCTCTTGGCACTGCTGGCAGGATCCGGCCCTGTGGGAACTCATTTTCAGGAGCGTCCCACAGGCACCCAGGCGTGCCAGGAGCCCGGCCTGCCCGCAGGCAGTGGTACCAGGAGGGGGGGGAGACCCCGACCACCTCGGCCCCGCGCGTGTCCCCAGCCTGCCGGATATCCCCCGGCCGGCGGCAGCGCCGGGACGTGTCCCCACGGCCTCTCCTTCCTGTGCGTTATTTAAAGCCGTTGAGCGGCTGCTTGGCGGGGGGGTGTTGAGATCCTGAGGTCAGTACAGGAAGCGTGTGAAGGCCAGGACAGATGGGTTCGGagcaaaaagtagaaaaaaaaagaagcaaaaccagcGGTTAGGTGCCCTCTGTGCTTAACTGCCTGGCAGagcccctgccctctccctcaCGGACACAgacatggggggggggcagtTCTCAGGTCTCCTGCTGCCACTGGATGTCCCCGGTGGTGGCACAAGTCCTGACAGCCCCCGTGCTGGTCCTGGAGCAACCTGGGAGCCTGGGGGGAGCGGGACAGGGCTGGTGCCTGCGTGAgcattggggtggggggaaaagcTCCGTCCTGCTCTGGCTGCCCCCGAATTGTCACACCGCGTCCCCTCCCGGGGAATGCTGGAGTCACCGCAGCCCCTATAGGGGCAAGGTCCAGCTGACGCCCGGGGCTTTTCGCTGCCCTGGCAGTTCTCAGCGCTCTTCTCCACCCCTGCCGTATTTCAGGGGAGCTGATCGCCCGCCTCTGCCTCGTCGTGTGCCACGGTGAAGCCCCACGCTGGCTTTGTGGGGGCCGAACTCTTTTCCGCTCCCAGAGGCGGCGGCAGCgggtgcctgcagcacccagaggctccccgcccgccgcacCCCCTGCCCACATCCTCTGTGCCCCGCGCGGGCTGCGGGGGTCACACCCCAGCGGCATCCGCTGCCACCAGAGCCAGCAGAGCCTCGCAGCTCCACGCCTCGTGGTTCTCGGCTGTGACACCACGGCGGGCACGAGGGACGCTCCCGTGTCAGTCGCTCTCTTTGGCGCAGGACGGGGATGCGGGCGTGACGAGCGGGCTCCGCTCCCCGGTGGCACACAGTGGCCTGGATGGATGGGCACAGGGGGACAGCGGAGGTGGTCGTGTCCCCTTGTGCCACAACGCGGCCTCAACTTTGGGACGCTGCGCCCAGACAAACCCCTGTGCGTGTAAAGCCATGCTGCATCCGGCCTGGCCGTGTCCCCCGGGATGTGGGGGACATCCCGGCCGGCTGGGCTCATGTGGGCCACGCAGGGACGCTGCTGGGGACACCCGCTGGTGCCCAACCAgcacccttctcctccccatccaTCCCGCAGCCTCCCCATTCCCCGGGGGCGGCGTCGGTGGCCCCTTGGCGGGCTCAAGGACGTGGTCCCACAGCGGTGGGGCCGGGGGTGCCGGTGCGGGTCCCGCTGGGCTGGCGGCAGGGCGGGGATGGCCCCCACCAGAGGCAGGAATCCAGCTCGGGTAAACAAGTGAGTAACCCGGATCGGAGCGCGGCCCCGCTAAATATAGCCGGGGGACGGCGGGGGACGGGGTGCCCAGCGCCAGCCCCTTCCCGCAGCCGTGCGGTGGGGCCAGGTGAGGCCGGTGGCCACGTCCACGCGTGTCCGTGTCCCACGCGTGTCCTTGCCCCACGCGTGGGGGCCGGGCTCAGCCCCGCTGACTCAGCACCGGGGGATGCTGCGGGGGGCACAGCGGGGGCgcccccggggcagggccggggggagcggggtggggggcgCGGGGACACgcgtgggtgctggggggggggggggggcggtgccgggcggccgggccgggtcCGGCCCCGTtcggggctcgggggggggcgcgggccggggcggggcagggggaggggaaggggcagggggagggggggggccccGAGCCCGGCCCTTCCCCCTCGGGGCCGTGCTGAGCCGAGCTGGGCAGAGCCGAGACGAACCGAGCCGGGCTGCGCCGAGCCGGGCTGAACGGAGCCGAGCCGCGCTGAGCCGAACCGGGCCGAACCGTGCGGGGATGAACTGAGCCGGGCTGAGCCGAACCGAACCGGGCCGGgctgagccgagccgagccgagcccctCCCGCCCCCGCCCGCCAGCCCCCGCGCATCGCCACGAGGTAGGGCccgggggcgctggggggggccgggccgggggcgccccCCCTCCGCCTGCCCCGGGAGCGGCCCCGcggtggggggggagggcggaAAGGGGCCGCGGGGGGCGGCACGGAGGGGCCGGGACGGACAAAGAGCGCCCACGGCTGGGGTGGGcggaggggccggggagggggacAGAGCGCGGGGCTCCCACCGAGGGGCCGGGACAGACGGGCGGACCGCGGGTGGACGGgcgggagggctgggggagatggGCAGACCCTAGGGCTTGGACAGACGGACGGGGGGCTGGGACAGACGGACAGAGGGGCTGGGATGGGTGGGTGcgtgggtgggtgggtggatggatggatgggtgggtggagGAGCTAGGACAGGCAGATGGAGAGGCTGGGACAGACGGCCGGGGGGGTTGGGGTAGATGATGAAGGGGCTGAGGTGGATGGACAGACCGCAGGCGGACAGACAGAGGGGCTGCGCGGGGCGGCAGGGCTGGCCGGGCCGATAAGGGCTACCTtacacagcagggctggagcgCTCCGGGGGGAGCGGTGCCCCCGCGCCCCTCGCTGCACCGCCTGGGAAGACCCCACTCGCTGCGAGGGGCCGGGcagtgctgcctcctgccacccACCCTCCGCTGCCACCGCAAAGTTTGTCACTGGGCGGAGGTGCTGAGGGACGGGACAGGACAGAGAAGGGACTTTGACACCCCTGCGATGCTGTGGCAGAGGCTCCCCGCACCACCCGGCCCCCTGCTCGTGCTCCCAAGGGTGGCCGGGGAGCTGCCACcacctgccctgctcccagggacAGGTTGGGAGCAAGATGGGATGGGGACTGTGCTCAATGCCCCCAGGGGCCAGCGatgagccccaggcagccctGACTCTGAGCAGGTTGAGGACGTCCAGCTGGGGACCTCTGCTGTGGGCCACGACAGGGACAGGtgcctggctggggctgccgcCGATTGTGTCCCTGCTTCCCATGGCCATCCCCTTCCCGGACAGCCCGTGGAAGTCCCCACTCCAGGCTCCCCCGGCAGCGGGTCGCTTTGATGGCTGTGGGTCCGGGGAGGGACTCTGGAGCCCTGCCAGGTCCCCATCCCCATGACGTGGCCAATGCATTTCCCGTCTCGGCCGATGTCCTTGAGCTGATCtgcccagagagcagcagccccggggcagctGCCGAGGGGTCACGTCCAGCCCTGGCAGGGACGGCTGCGCCCAACCGTGTCCCGTGGGACCACCTGCTGGGGACATCGGGCTGGGGACACTACACGGAAAGTTGGGGCCATCCCTGGAGAGGTCCAGCAAGCAGAGAGAGACGGGACACACACGGGATAAAGGCAAATGCCCGGAGCAGGgaccctgcagctcccagcaccacaCCCAGCGGGGCAGAGCCCAGGGGCTGCAGTGCTCCCCCTCGccctcacctcctgccccccagcacAATCCCgtcccagagccctgctgctgtggcGCCTTCAGCATGGGGACATGCTCCCATCTGCCGGGCCCTGCTTTGGGAGCTCGCTGCTAGTGTGCCCGCGGGATGCCCGCTGTTCTGCCCGCTCCCATTCCTAaccctgcccagcacccatGGAAGCGATGAGCTGGGGCAGGACCCGGGCAGCAGCGGGACCCCTCTGCGTCCCCCCGTACTGTTGGTGACGCCTTTTCCTCACTGCCCTCAGAAGTGGCGAGGGCAGGAAGCCGCAGAGGCAGGGCAAGATGCTGCGCATCCCTGGCGAAACGCCGGCCCATGGGCTCACGCGGCGCCAGAAACCCCATTAGTGCCCGCACCAGGGCTGCCaacacagcctgcagcagcccattTAGGAGCCGGCTCCTCTCCTCCGGGATTTTGTCCCAGGATCTCCCCGCTGGGGCTCCTGCTGGCTCCAGCACCCCCAAAGCGGGGGCCGAGGCACGGACTCAGGGTGTCTCCTCCACAGGTGCTGCCATCCCCACACGCCACCTCACGCGACGGCTGCCCTGGATGGGGGGAGATGGCAAGTGAGGAGCCTCTGCCCCGCTCATGAATCCCTTCCCGTAAgtgcctctgctttgctctgcagagcagccgGGGCTGGTGGG of Cygnus atratus isolate AKBS03 ecotype Queensland, Australia chromosome 26, CAtr_DNAZoo_HiC_assembly, whole genome shotgun sequence contains these proteins:
- the CACTIN gene encoding LOW QUALITY PROTEIN: splicing factor Cactin (The sequence of the model RefSeq protein was modified relative to this genomic sequence to represent the inferred CDS: deleted 1 base in 1 codon): MGSGSRSPGRRRRDRDRDRDRERERSGSGERRRRRSRSRSGGHRRREQSSGSDSDDERHKWKNKSKSRDQHHKSQKKHCSRSRGRSSSLSSERERDKRRARSRERRRRRDGSKSSVSSVSSPSPPRSRGQEESGQQLSLQERLRMKEEKKKQAALMKALETPEEKRARRLAKKEAKERKKREKMGWGEEYMGYTNTDNPFGDNNLLGTFIWSKALEKKGISHLDEKDLKERNKRIQEDNRLELQKVKQLRLEREREKAMREQELEMLQREKEAEHFKTWEEQEDNFHLQQAKLRSKIRIRDGRAKPIDLLAKYISAEDDDLAVEMHEPYTFLNGLTVSDMEDLVEDIQVYMELEQGKNVDFWRDMTIITEDEIAKLRKLEASGKGGPGERRDGVNASVSSDVQSVFKGKTYNQLQVLYQGIESKIRAGGPNLDIGYWESLLQQLKAYMARARLRERHQDVLRQKLYKLKQEQGVESEPLFPIIKREPVSPSDRLDPEESIVVQPGPSSEPEAEQDAEAKGEAEGEAVLMEEDLIQQSLDDYDAGKYSPRLLGPNELPFDAHVLEAEEDMHRLLLLRQQLQVTGDATESTDDIFFRKAKEGMGADEAQFSVEMPLTGKAYLWADKYRPRKPRFFNRVHTGFEWNKYNQTHYDFDNPPPKIVQGYKFNIFYPDLIDKRSTPEYFLEACQDNKDFAILRFHAGPPYEDIAFKIVNREWEYSHRHGFRCQFANGIFQLWFHFKRYRYRR